Proteins encoded within one genomic window of Capsicum annuum cultivar UCD-10X-F1 unplaced genomic scaffold, UCD10Xv1.1 ctg83241, whole genome shotgun sequence:
- the LOC124895610 gene encoding elongator complex protein 3 — MAAAAVAVSDTRKIPRPGRGGVVSLGLTEEESRVRAITEIVNNMVELSRRGKDVDLNALKSAACRKYGLSRAPKLVEMIAALPDSERETLLPKLRAKPVRTASGIAVVAVMSKPHRCPHIATTGNICVYCPGGPDSDFEYSTQSYTGYEPTSMRAIRARYNPYVQARSRIDQLKRLGHSVDKVEFILMGGTFMSLPADYRDYFIRNLHDALSGHTSANVEEAVAYSEHGATKCIGMTIETRPDYCLGPHLRQMLSYGCTRLEIGVQSTYEDVARDTNRGHTVAAVADCFCLAKDAGFKVVAHMMPDLPNVGVERDLESFKEFFESPSFRADGLKIYPTLVIRGTGLYELWKTGRYRNYPPEQLVDIVARILSMVPPWTRVYRVQRDIPMPLVTSGVEKGNLRELALARMDDLGLKCRDVRTREAGIQDIHHKIRPEEVELVRRDYTANEGWETFLSYEDTRQDILVGLLRLRKCGRNVTCPELTGRCSIVRELHVYGTAVPVHGRDTDKLQHQGYGTLLMEEAERIARREHRSTKIAVISGVGTRHYYRKLGYELEGPYMVKSLM, encoded by the exons ATGGCGGCGGCGGCGGTAGCAGTATCCGACACCCGTAAGATCCCACGGCCAGGACGTGGCGGCGTTGTCTCCCTCGGCTTAACGGAGGAAGAATCCAGAGTTCGTGCAATTACGGAAATCGTCAACAACATGGTGGAACTCTCACGGAGAGGCAAAGACGTTGACCTAAACGCGTTAAAGTCAGCAGCGTGCCGTAAATACGGACTCTCTAGGGCACCGAAGTTAGTAGAGATGATCGCTGCTTTGCCCGACTCTGAACGTGAAACGTTGCTACCTAAACTCCGAGCTAAGCCGGTTCGTACAGCTTCGGGTATTGCGGTTGTAGCTGTGATGTCGAAGCCTCATCGTTGTCCGCATATAGCTACTACGGGGAATATTTGTGTTTATTGTCCTGGTGGACCTGATTCGGATTTTGAGTACAGTACACAGTCGTATACTGGATATGAGCCTACTAGTATGCGAGCAATTCGAGCTAG ATACAACCCTTATGTACAAGCTCGAAGCCGGATTGATCAACTAAAGAGATTGGGTCACAGTGTTGACAAG GTTGAATTCATCTTGATGGGAGGTACATTCATGTCATTGCCTGCAGACTACCGTGATTACTTCATACGGAATCTGCATGATGCTTTATCAGGCCATACCTCTGCCAATGTTGAAGAGGCTGTTGCATACTCCGAACATGGAGCGACAAAGTGCATTGGGATGACAATTGAAAC GAGGCCAGACTACTGCCTTGGACCTCATTTGAGACAGATGCTTTCTTACGGTTGTACGCGGCTAGAAATTGGAGTCCAGAGCACATATGAGGATGTTGCTCGTGACACCAATAGAGGCCACACTGTAGCAGCTGTGGCTGATTGCTTTTGTTTGGCAAAGGATGCTGGCTTCAAG GTTGTTGCTCATATGATGCCTGACCTTCCAAATGTTGGTGTTGAAAGAGACTTGGAGAGTTTTAAGGAattctttgaaagtccttcaTTTAGAGCAGATGGACTTAAAATTTATCCTACACTTGTTATTCGTGGCACGGGACTTTATGAACTGTGGAAAACGGGAAG GTATAGAAATTATCCACCTGAGCAGCTTGTAGACATTGTTGCTAGGATTCTTTCTATGGTGCCACCTTGGACACGTGTTTATAGGGTCCAACGTGATATCCCTATGCCGCTGGTGACGTCTGGAGTTGAGAAAGGGAATCTCCGAGAATTGGCTTTAGCTCGAATGGATGATCTTGGCTTGAAATGCCGAGATGTCCGAACACGCGAAGCTGGGATCCAG GACATTCACCACAAGATAAGGCCTGAAGAAGTTGAGCTTGTTCGCCGTGATTATACAGCAAATGAAGGATGGGAGACTTTCCTTTCATATGAAGATACACGCCAG GATATTCTTGTTGGATTGCTACGGTTGCGGAAGTGTGGACGGAATGTGACTTGCCCAGAACTCACGGGAAGATGTTCAATTGTTCGTGAGCTTCATGTGTATGGGACTGCAGTTCCTGTTCATGGTCGAGACACAGATAAGCTGCAGCACCAGGGTTATGGTACTCTGCTGATGGAAGAAGCCGAGCGAATTGCTCGGAGGGAGCATAGGTCAACCAAAATCGCTGTTATTTCGGGTGTAGGGACGCGGCATTACTACAGAAAGCTAGGGTATGAGCTTGAAGGTCCTTACATGGTAAAAAGCCTCATGTAG
- the LOC124895611 gene encoding HVA22-like protein k — protein sequence MAGMAMFTSNLSSEIGLKLLLSPLNTNVVVRTACCSVGIVLPVYSTFKAIEMGDQNEQRKWLLYWAVYGSFSIVEAFTDKFLYWFPLYYHVKLAFLVWLQLPSAEGAKQLYTNHLRPFLMRHQARLDHILELFHGELAKFISAHQTEIQYAKVLLGKTLLSVGNILQQPAQGRVVGTIEGPAEQVETSESEDES from the exons ATTGGGTTGAAATTGCTTCTTAGCCCGCTTAATACTAATGTTGTTGTCCGCACTGCATG TTGTTCTGTAGGgattgttttgcctgtttattCTACCTTCAAAGCAATTGAGATGGGTGACCAAAATGAGCAACGTAAATGGCTTTTGTACTGGGCAG TATATGGATCTTTCAGTATAGTTGAAGCATTCACAGATAAATTTCTCTACTG GTTCCCACTTTACTATCATGTGAAGCTCGCATTTCTTGTTTGGCTTCAACTTCCATCTGCTGAG GGTGCTAAGCAGTTGTACACTAACCATCTGCGCCCTTTCCTCATGAGACATCAAGCAAGACTGGATCATATTTTGGAGTTATTCCATGGAGAATTG GCTAAATTTATCAGCGCTCACCAAACAGAAATCCAGTATGCAAAGGTGCTTCTTGGCAAAACTCTATTATCAG ttgggAATATTCTTCAGCAACCTGCGCAAGGACGAGTTGTTGGTACAATTGAAGGGCCAGCAGAGCAAGTAGAGACTTCAGAGTCGGAAGATGAGTCATGA